TTAGGAACAAATTTTCCATGTTGGATTGTGACTTGTTCAATACGTTTTTCGGTAAATAAACTGTTTGGTTGCATCCCGATGACATAGCACGTTTCTTTTGTTAAAGGTAATACTAAATCTTGTAATTGTAAATGATGATGGATGGGAGGTGACACAAATGGCACTACTGCTTGTTGTTTGAAAGCCGCTTCGTGACGCACGCCATTTTCTACGACTAATTCACCGTTTTTTAAGACTTTGCTAATTTCTACGGTTTCTAAGTCTTGTAGGAAAACGATATCGGCTTGGTATCCCGCGGCAATCGCGCCGAGGTATGGTAAGTTATGACAATTGGCGGCATTAATCGTCGCCATTTGGATAGCCGTAATTGGTTCGATTCCATTATTGATTGCAAGCCTTATATTATAGTTAATCGAGCCTTCTGTAATTAAATCATTAATTAGTTTATCATCCGTGCAAAAGCAAAAACGATGGCTGTTTTTTTCGGATACGGCGGGAATCGTTTGGAGTAAATCGCGGCCGACTGTCCCTTCACGCAACATGACAAACATACCAGCGCGTAACCGGTCTGTCGCTTCTTTCGCTGTTGTACTCTCATGGTCTGTCCGAATTCCAACTGCCAAATAATTATTCAAATCCGCGCTCGTTAATCCAGCCCCGTGACCATCGATTCGACCGCCTTCTTTTTTAGCATCAATAATTTTGGTTAAAATATCCGAACTACCTTTGGCTACGGATGGAAAATCCATTACTTCTGCAAGACCGATTACTTTTTCATGTCGATACAATGGGTGGAGTTTTTCGGCATGTAGTGTTTCGCCGTTATGCTCGCCGTCTGTCGCTGGAACAGAGGAAGGAAGCATCACAAACATATCTAGCGGCGCCCCTTTGGCATCTTCTAGCATAAATTCGATTCCTTTTTCTCCGGCAACATTGGCGATTTCATGTGGATCAGTAACGATGGTTGTCACACCATTTGGTAGCAGCACACGGGCAAACTCGGCTGGCGTTACCATCGCACTTTCTACGTGAACATGGGCATCAATAAAACCAGGCGCAATAAACGCCCCTGCTGCATCGATGACTTTTTCTGCATCCGGAAAATCACCAATTCCAGCGATATAGCCATTTTTAATCGCGATATCGCCGTCCATGATTTCTTCAGAAAAAACATTTATAATTCGTCCGTTTGTAATAACTAAATCTGCTTTTGCGCGACCGTCACTGACCGCAACACGTTCTTGCAGTTGTTTTAAATTCTCCACCAAATTTCACCTCCGTCAATTAAGCTTCAAAAAAACCTTCATCAAGCAAGTAACCTTCCGCAGCTTCAAGAGTTGGGAAAACTGCTTCTAAATTTTCACCTGTATAAATAACCCACATTTTATTTTCGTATACGAGCGATAATTTTTCGCCGCTATTGTCTTTGTATATTTTTGTTAAGCCTTCTTTATAGCCATCCTCGTCACTATCCATAAATTCTTTTGCTTCGAGTAGTAAAACGCGAATTTCATTTTCCGAGTAATCTTTCACATTCACATAGCCTTGTTTGTCGAGCGGCTCTACTTCTAAAAATGGCGCGTAGACAAAAGCATTACCATTAGGATGAAGATGTTTGACGATGATTTTTTTGTCTCGTTTACTCGCTGGATAGTGCACATTGATGCGCCCCATAGAAATTTCATGCAGTTCAAAACCGTCGATTGCTTCTATTAGCACCTTTTTTTCTTCAAAGTTTAACATAGTGTATTTTTTCCTCCAAAATTAATTTTCTTTTAAAATATCCGTCACTAAAGTCGGTAGCCATTCTTGTAAATCGTTAAAAATGAAACCAGCTTCTTTGGCTTTCGTATTATCTAAGTAATAGGTTTTTTCAAGGCCAAATGGGGAATCGTCCACATCATCAGTTACTGATTCCACTAGCGCCACTTCGCCTGTTTTCGCTTCGAGCATTTTGATAAAGCTATTTAACGCATACGTGCCGTCAGAAGCCGCATTAATTGGTCCAGTCAAATCAGACTCTACGCCAACCCATGCTAAAAAATGCGCCGCTTCATCGGAGGTAATAAAGCCAATTTCGGCTTGGCCATTACTAATCCCAATTTCTTCGTGATTTTTAATATGGTCGATATGAAAATGCAGTCGCTTCGTATAATCATCAAGGCCAAGCACTATCGGAAAGCGAACCGCCACAACTGGAAAAGAAGCTTTTTGGAAAAATACAGCTTCTGCAAGTCGTTTTCCTTCTCCGTAATCGAAATCTTCCTTATCCCCTATCACAATTTCATAATGTTTTGGATTAAAGTCATCTTCTACTAGTGCACGTCCTTTTTGACTGTATACCGAAAGCGATGACGTATATATGTATCGTTTTACCTTTCCTTTGAAAGCATCTACTGCATAGAGCGCTTCTTTTGGAGAAAAACAAATATTATCGTAAATAACATCCCATTCTTCTTTTGCTAATTGAAATAAATCATCTCTTGATTCTCGGTTTAAAACGACCCGTTTGATAGAATCGCCAAAATCATCTTCTGTTTTTCCTCGTGTACCAATAGTTACATCATGCCCGTCCGAAATGAGTCTTTCCACTAACTTCTTTCCGAAAAAGCGCGTGCCACCAAATACTAAAACTTTCATTTTGACTCCTCCTTAATTTACGAAAAACAGGAAGTTCGCGTTTGTTGGCGCTATCTTCCTGTTTTCTTTCTCATTCAATCATATAACCTTGGCCTTTTTTCGTTTTGATAAATTCACCTAAACCAATTTCGGCTAGTTTTTTACGAATTCGCACGACGTTAACTGTCAACGTATTATCATCCACAAAACTTTCATCTTCCCAAAGTGCGCGCATAATTTCGTCACGACTTACAATGCTACCTTTTTGTTTCATTAGTTCATATAAAATTAAAAATTCATTTTTAGTTAGCTCAATTTTATCTTCTAAATGTGTGAGAGTATTCGTATCGATGTGAAGGAAGACATTATTGTGCTCCATTACGTTAGCTTCTTCTAAATCTGCATAAGAATATGTTCGTCTTAAAAGTGCGTTAATCCGCGCCATTAGTACATCGAGATCAACTGGCTTCTCAATATAATAATCTGCGCCCATATTCATGCCCATAATTTGGTCCATTCGTGAATTACGCGATGATAAAAAGATAATCGGTACATTTGATACTTCACGGATTTGATTACACCAATAAAACCCATCAAAGAAAGGAAGATTGACATCTAAAATAACTAATTGGGGCTCAAAAGATAAGAACTCTTGTAAAATATTGTTAAAATCCTCTACTACGCCAATTTCAAATCCCCATTTACTTAAATGTTTCCGGATGGTATCACGGATTACTTCATCATCTTCTACGATATATACCTTCACCATTTCTAGTACCCCCTCAGCAGAACTCTCTATTCATTTTAGCTGAATTAGCCGTAAAAGCCAATTACTTTTTATTACCCATCACAATTTTGGTAAAAGAATCAATACATAAGAAGTAATATGCAGCATAACACACAATATAAATGCCTGTTCCAATTAAAACGGGATACTTAATATTGTCCATTAAATTAATTGAAATACCCCATAAGGCAGCCATCGAATGCGCAATTCCGAAAAATAACGGAATAACAAAAATCGGCCACACTTGCTTGGAAATGATCTTTCGTACTTCTTTTTCCGTTACACCTAACTTAAATAAAATATCAAACTTGGCTTTTTCTGATACGGCATCCGTTACGAGTTTAAAGTAAATAATGCTTCCTGTTGCTAAAAAGAAGACGACACCAATAAAAATACCAATAAATAATAACGAGCCTACCAATGTCGAAATCAAATGATAATTCGTATAGTACGAAGAAA
The sequence above is a segment of the Listeria cossartiae subsp. cossartiae genome. Coding sequences within it:
- the ade gene encoding adenine deaminase, whose translation is MVENLKQLQERVAVSDGRAKADLVITNGRIINVFSEEIMDGDIAIKNGYIAGIGDFPDAEKVIDAAGAFIAPGFIDAHVHVESAMVTPAEFARVLLPNGVTTIVTDPHEIANVAGEKGIEFMLEDAKGAPLDMFVMLPSSVPATDGEHNGETLHAEKLHPLYRHEKVIGLAEVMDFPSVAKGSSDILTKIIDAKKEGGRIDGHGAGLTSADLNNYLAVGIRTDHESTTAKEATDRLRAGMFVMLREGTVGRDLLQTIPAVSEKNSHRFCFCTDDKLINDLITEGSINYNIRLAINNGIEPITAIQMATINAANCHNLPYLGAIAAGYQADIVFLQDLETVEISKVLKNGELVVENGVRHEAAFKQQAVVPFVSPPIHHHLQLQDLVLPLTKETCYVIGMQPNSLFTEKRIEQVTIQHGKFVPNVENDLLKMAVVERHHDTGCVGVGIVKGFGLTEGAIATTVAHDSHNIVAVGVSDEAMKAAIDHITQTGGGIAVVDGAGNVLHDLALPIAGLLSDKPYEEVETDLAGLLKAFNQISNAKGFDPFLTLSFLTLPVIPELKLTDQGLFDFATFQIIPNEVN
- a CDS encoding SDR family oxidoreductase translates to MKVLVFGGTRFFGKKLVERLISDGHDVTIGTRGKTEDDFGDSIKRVVLNRESRDDLFQLAKEEWDVIYDNICFSPKEALYAVDAFKGKVKRYIYTSSLSVYSQKGRALVEDDFNPKHYEIVIGDKEDFDYGEGKRLAEAVFFQKASFPVVAVRFPIVLGLDDYTKRLHFHIDHIKNHEEIGISNGQAEIGFITSDEAAHFLAWVGVESDLTGPINAASDGTYALNSFIKMLEAKTGEVALVESVTDDVDDSPFGLEKTYYLDNTKAKEAGFIFNDLQEWLPTLVTDILKEN
- the virR gene encoding two-component system response regulator VirR — translated: MVKVYIVEDDEVIRDTIRKHLSKWGFEIGVVEDFNNILQEFLSFEPQLVILDVNLPFFDGFYWCNQIREVSNVPIIFLSSRNSRMDQIMGMNMGADYYIEKPVDLDVLMARINALLRRTYSYADLEEANVMEHNNVFLHIDTNTLTHLEDKIELTKNEFLILYELMKQKGSIVSRDEIMRALWEDESFVDDNTLTVNVVRIRKKLAEIGLGEFIKTKKGQGYMIE